Proteins from a single region of Amycolatopsis sp. CA-230715:
- a CDS encoding TetR/AcrR family transcriptional regulator produces the protein MSKPTLRADARRNRERVLVAAHEAFAEEGPMVPLDEIARRAGVGAGTVYRHFPSKEALYEAVIVDRIEQMTDQARQLADAGGDPGESFFDFLEMVAEKAMLNLALCDALEGDEHHVADLSAATGFHHQLGRLLARAQEAGAVRDDLESSDMHALIAGYVAIQRRSAGKGLGHVLTDGLRARASR, from the coding sequence ATGAGCAAGCCGACTCTGCGCGCTGATGCCCGCCGCAACCGCGAGCGGGTGCTCGTCGCCGCGCACGAAGCGTTCGCGGAGGAGGGGCCGATGGTGCCGCTCGACGAGATCGCCCGCCGTGCCGGGGTCGGCGCTGGCACGGTGTACCGGCACTTCCCCAGCAAGGAAGCGCTGTACGAAGCCGTCATCGTGGACCGCATCGAGCAGATGACCGACCAGGCCCGGCAGCTCGCCGACGCGGGCGGCGATCCCGGCGAGTCGTTCTTCGACTTCCTCGAAATGGTCGCGGAGAAGGCGATGCTGAACCTCGCGCTGTGCGACGCGTTGGAGGGCGACGAGCACCACGTGGCCGATCTGTCCGCCGCGACCGGCTTCCACCACCAGCTGGGCAGGCTGCTCGCCCGCGCGCAGGAGGCGGGCGCGGTGCGCGACGACCTCGAATCCTCGGACATGCACGCGCTGATCGCGGGCTACGTCGCGATCCAGCGCCGCTCCGCCGGGAAGGGGCTCGGGCACGTCCTCACCGACGGCCTCCGCGCGCGGGCATCGCGCTGA
- a CDS encoding MarR family winged helix-turn-helix transcriptional regulator produces MTLPIDDRLCFSLYAASRAVTALYRPMLDELDLTYPQYLVMVALWDGGPAQVKDLGDALSLDSGTLSPLLKRLEKAGLVRRERRAEDERTVWITLTDDGEALKKRTEPLVPDTVDEAMGLDAERARALRETLRELTTSVTEFRQRA; encoded by the coding sequence GTGACGCTCCCGATCGACGACCGCCTGTGCTTCTCGCTCTACGCCGCGTCCCGCGCGGTCACCGCGCTGTACCGGCCGATGCTCGACGAGCTCGACCTGACCTACCCGCAGTACCTGGTCATGGTGGCGCTGTGGGACGGCGGCCCGGCGCAGGTCAAGGACCTCGGCGACGCGCTGAGCCTGGACTCGGGCACGTTGTCGCCGTTGCTCAAGCGGCTGGAGAAGGCCGGGCTCGTCCGCCGCGAACGGCGCGCCGAGGACGAGCGCACCGTGTGGATCACGCTCACCGACGACGGCGAGGCGCTGAAGAAGCGGACCGAACCGCTGGTGCCCGACACGGTCGACGAGGCGATGGGCCTCGACGCCGAACGGGCCCGCGCGCTCCGGGAGACCTTGCGGGAGCTGACGACGTCGGTCACCGAGTTCCGCCAGCGCGCTTAG
- a CDS encoding alpha/beta hydrolase encodes MTANPRNIALEPAAQSFAEATDAPPYLYELGPVEGRETVDEVQAGEIDKPAADVEELTIPAGVPVRIVRPAGVTGTLPVIVYVHGAGWVFGNAHTHDRLVRELAAGTGAAVVFPEYSLSPEARYPTAIEENYAAAKWVAEHGAEHGLDPARVAIAGDSVGGNMTAALTLLAKRRGGPRFVQQVLFYPVTDAAMDTESYELFADGYFLTRTGMRWFWDQYTTDEAERAEITASPLRATLDDLAGLPPALVITGEADVLRDEGEAYANKLRQAGVPVTAVRYQGVIHDFVMLNALRETNAANAAIRQAVDVLRTALA; translated from the coding sequence ATGACCGCCAACCCGCGCAACATCGCTCTCGAACCAGCGGCCCAGTCCTTCGCCGAAGCCACCGACGCCCCGCCCTACCTGTACGAACTCGGTCCGGTCGAGGGCCGCGAGACCGTCGACGAGGTGCAGGCGGGCGAGATCGACAAGCCCGCCGCCGACGTCGAAGAGCTGACCATCCCGGCGGGCGTCCCGGTCCGGATCGTGCGCCCGGCCGGGGTGACCGGCACGCTGCCGGTGATCGTGTACGTGCACGGCGCGGGCTGGGTGTTCGGCAACGCGCACACCCACGACCGGCTCGTCCGCGAACTCGCCGCGGGCACCGGGGCCGCCGTGGTGTTCCCGGAGTACAGCCTGTCCCCGGAGGCTCGCTACCCGACCGCGATCGAGGAGAACTACGCGGCCGCGAAATGGGTCGCCGAGCACGGTGCGGAGCACGGCCTCGACCCGGCGCGCGTGGCGATCGCGGGCGATTCCGTCGGCGGGAACATGACCGCCGCCCTCACACTGCTCGCGAAGCGGCGCGGCGGGCCCCGTTTCGTCCAGCAGGTGCTGTTCTACCCGGTCACCGACGCGGCCATGGACACCGAGTCGTACGAACTGTTCGCCGACGGCTACTTCCTGACCCGCACCGGCATGCGCTGGTTCTGGGACCAGTACACGACCGACGAGGCCGAACGCGCCGAGATCACCGCGTCACCGCTGCGGGCCACCCTCGACGACCTCGCGGGCCTGCCGCCCGCGCTCGTCATCACCGGTGAGGCGGACGTCCTGCGCGACGAAGGCGAGGCCTACGCGAACAAGCTGCGCCAGGCGGGCGTGCCGGTGACCGCCGTGCGGTACCAGGGCGTCATCCACGACTTCGTCATGCTGAACGCGCTGCGCGAAACGAATGCCGCGAACGCCGCCATCCGCCAGGCCGTCGACGTCCTGCGCACCGCGCTGGCGTAG
- a CDS encoding SDR family oxidoreductase → MSAPAALITGGTSGIGKATARLLHSRGYRVLVTGVGSVTDAGLPEDVLVVRADARSLSDLDHAMDQARRHFGSLDLLFLNAGISRPGPLESTGEDTFDALFGVNVKGNFFTLQKALPLLNDGASVVFTVGAGEGLGAATTAAKGALLPLVRSLALELAPRRIRVNAVSPGMVDTPAYAKLGISRETLDSWADGVPLGRVGAPEDIAEAVAFLASAAAGYITGDNLVVSGGVGVHARA, encoded by the coding sequence ATGTCCGCACCCGCGGCTTTGATCACCGGTGGCACCAGCGGCATCGGCAAGGCGACCGCTCGACTGCTCCACTCGCGCGGCTACCGCGTCCTGGTCACGGGCGTCGGCTCCGTCACCGACGCCGGGCTTCCCGAGGACGTCTTGGTCGTCCGAGCCGACGCGCGGTCCCTGTCGGACCTCGACCACGCGATGGACCAGGCGCGCCGTCACTTCGGTTCGCTCGACCTGCTCTTCCTCAACGCGGGCATCTCCCGCCCCGGTCCGCTCGAATCGACTGGCGAAGACACCTTCGACGCCCTGTTCGGCGTCAACGTGAAGGGAAACTTCTTCACGCTGCAAAAAGCGCTTCCGCTGCTGAACGACGGTGCCTCGGTGGTGTTCACCGTGGGTGCGGGCGAAGGGCTCGGCGCCGCGACGACGGCCGCCAAGGGTGCTCTGCTGCCCCTCGTGCGGTCGCTCGCGCTCGAACTCGCTCCTCGCCGCATCCGCGTCAACGCCGTCAGCCCAGGAATGGTCGACACCCCGGCCTACGCCAAGCTGGGCATCTCCCGGGAAACGCTCGATTCCTGGGCTGACGGCGTCCCGCTCGGCCGCGTCGGCGCTCCTGAGGACATCGCCGAAGCCGTGGCGTTCCTCGCCTCGGCTGCCGCCGGCTACATCACCGGCGACAACCTCGTCGTTTCCGGCGGCGTCGGCGTCCACGCCCGCGCGTGA
- a CDS encoding TetR/AcrR family transcriptional regulator: protein MNTLWDRTRQLASQEILGTALRLFTEQGYDETSIAQIAREAGVSQRTLFRYFGSKEELFGGDQNRFGRVLADAIGDQPAEADAWAVLRAGVAAVLALHESREQALERFRLLHKTASLRAGWLEKRLRFQEDLLPLVEARMATGTGSAEARAVLATTFACLDAASMTWVDNDGKGDLMDLYDRCLAAVRG, encoded by the coding sequence ATGAACACGCTGTGGGACCGAACGCGACAACTGGCCTCCCAGGAGATCCTCGGGACGGCGTTGCGCCTGTTCACCGAGCAGGGCTACGACGAGACGTCCATCGCCCAGATCGCCCGCGAAGCGGGCGTTTCCCAGCGCACCCTCTTCCGCTACTTCGGTTCCAAGGAGGAGTTGTTCGGCGGTGACCAGAACCGGTTCGGGCGAGTGCTGGCGGACGCGATCGGCGACCAGCCCGCCGAGGCCGATGCCTGGGCGGTCCTGCGCGCTGGGGTCGCCGCCGTCCTGGCGTTGCACGAAAGCCGCGAACAGGCCCTGGAACGCTTCCGCCTCCTGCACAAGACCGCCTCGCTGCGCGCCGGCTGGCTCGAAAAAAGACTGCGGTTCCAAGAGGATCTGCTGCCGCTCGTCGAGGCGCGCATGGCCACCGGCACGGGGAGCGCGGAGGCTCGTGCGGTGCTCGCGACGACGTTCGCCTGCTTGGACGCCGCGTCGATGACGTGGGTCGACAACGACGGCAAGGGCGACCTCATGGACCTCTACGACCGGTGCCTTGCCGCCGTGCGCGGCTGA
- a CDS encoding abortive phage infection protein, translated as MGELTRGAFLRGALGGLALTGLGAGRAGAATRPLRGGVCYDTGLKYGPGEPLRRPWWNGPLMAEEIGEIRDGLGCPSLTVLGSDHGRLAKTAETAVRRGMRVYLQPRLYDHPPSEILAHLAEAARAAERLHRTGGDRVTLVIGCEYTLFTPGIVPGATFRDRIAYLSTARPEDLPGIYRRLDGFLREAVAVARAHFRGPITYGASAGEPVDWSLFDIVGLDYYERFATPAEYTADLAQYRKWGKPIMVLEFGCCTYPGAPGRGGDGYDIVDYEPVPPRVKEGFVRSERTQAEHLTRTLGILGAQGLLGAHVYCFVAPELPHLPERALDLDIASFSLVKTIREDQDDPASPYRREPKESFLALARHNRC; from the coding sequence ATGGGCGAGTTGACCCGAGGTGCGTTCCTGCGCGGAGCCCTTGGCGGGCTCGCCTTGACCGGGCTCGGCGCGGGCCGCGCGGGGGCCGCGACCCGCCCGTTGCGCGGTGGCGTTTGCTACGACACCGGGCTGAAGTACGGCCCCGGCGAACCGCTGCGACGTCCGTGGTGGAACGGGCCGTTGATGGCGGAGGAGATCGGGGAGATCCGGGATGGTCTCGGCTGCCCGTCGCTGACCGTGCTCGGCAGTGACCACGGCCGGTTGGCCAAGACCGCCGAAACCGCGGTGCGCCGCGGCATGCGGGTGTACCTGCAACCGCGCTTGTACGACCACCCGCCGTCGGAGATCCTGGCCCACCTCGCCGAAGCGGCTCGTGCGGCGGAGCGGTTGCACCGCACCGGCGGCGACCGGGTCACCCTCGTCATCGGCTGCGAATACACCCTGTTCACCCCGGGTATCGTGCCCGGAGCCACCTTCCGCGACCGGATCGCGTACCTGTCGACGGCACGGCCGGAGGATCTGCCCGGCATCTACCGACGGCTCGACGGGTTCCTCCGCGAGGCGGTCGCGGTGGCCAGGGCGCATTTCCGCGGTCCGATCACCTACGGCGCGTCGGCGGGCGAGCCGGTCGACTGGTCGTTGTTCGACATCGTGGGCTTGGACTACTACGAGCGCTTCGCCACCCCGGCCGAGTACACCGCCGATCTCGCGCAGTACCGGAAGTGGGGCAAGCCGATCATGGTCCTGGAATTCGGCTGCTGCACCTACCCCGGCGCTCCCGGACGCGGCGGGGACGGCTACGACATCGTCGACTACGAGCCGGTTCCGCCGCGGGTCAAGGAGGGTTTCGTCCGCAGCGAGCGGACGCAGGCCGAGCACCTCACGAGGACGCTCGGGATCCTCGGTGCGCAGGGCCTGCTCGGCGCGCACGTCTACTGCTTCGTCGCGCCGGAACTGCCCCACCTGCCGGAGCGGGCGCTCGACCTCGACATCGCTTCGTTCAGCCTGGTCAAAACGATCCGCGAGGACCAGGACGACCCGGCGTCTCCCTACCGGCGGGAGCCCAAGGAATCGTTCCTGGCGCTGGCTCGGCACAACCGGTGCTAG